From one Sardina pilchardus chromosome 6, fSarPil1.1, whole genome shotgun sequence genomic stretch:
- the pkdc gene encoding uncharacterized protein pkdc, producing the protein MQSYQELILQVTGANALRTGAKIQTLWSGYGEIVRIHLENCDRPSVVVKHVKFPQESAHPGGWNTDRSHQRKVRSYQVETHWYQNYSTNDRCRVPVCLAARSFGDEQVIVLEDLDVAGFDQRRTSVNAGEINACLSWLANFHALFIGAEPKGLWPIGTYWHLETRPDELEAMSDQQLKNAAGEIDKILNSCRFKTIVHGDAKLANFCFSGTGNGVAAVDFQYVGGGCGMKDVIYFLGSCMNEKQCEKRVPDLLDYYFSELRAAVDDQVNFKDLEMEWREMFAFAWTDFHRFLLGWMPEHHKINRYSRKLTQDVLAKLKQTHLK; encoded by the coding sequence ATGCAATCATATCAAGAACTAATTTTGCAAGTAACCGGAGCCAACGCTTTACGCACAGGTGCCAAAATACAAACCCTTTGGAGTGGCTATGGCGAAATAGTGAGAATTCATTTGGAAAACTGTGACCGTCCATCTGTAGTCGTCAAAcatgtaaagtttcctcaggaGTCTGCGCATCCAGGTGGATGGAACACCGACAGGTCTCACCAGCGAAAGGTGCGGTCATACCAGGTGGAAACGCATTGGTACCAAAACTATTCCACCAATGACCGTTGCCGTGTTCCCGTTTGTCTTGCGGCTAGATCATTTGGGGATGAGCAGGTGATTGTTTTGGAGGATTTAGATGTGGCGGGATTTGATCAGCGAAGGACTAGTGTGAACGCAGGTGAGATCAATGCTTGCCTCAGTTGGCTCGCTAATTTTCATGCTCTCTTCATTGGAGCTGAACCAAAAGGATTATGGCCCATCGGTACATACTGGCATCTGGAGACCCGGCCCGATGAGCTAGAGGCCATGTCAGACCAACAGTTGAAAAACGCAGCCGGTGAAATAGACAAGATACTAAACAGCTGCCGTTTTAAAACCATTGTGCATGGGGATGCTAAATTGGCCAACTTCTGTTTTTCCGGGACGGGAAATGGGGTGGCAGCGGTGGACTTCCAGTACGTGGGGGGTGGCTGTGGGATGAAGGATGTAATTTATTTCCTCGGCAGTTGTATGAATGAGAAACAGTGCGAAAAGAGGGTTCCAGACCTGCTGGACTACTATTTCTCTGAACTGAGGGCAGCCGTTGATGACCAAGTGAACTTCAAAGATCTGGAAATGGAGTGGAGGGAGATGTTTGCGTTTGCATGGACAGACTTTCATCGTTTCCTGCTCGGATGGATGCCAGAGCATCATAAGATTAATAGGTACAGCAGGAAGCTTACTCAAGATGTGCTGGCTAAGCTGAAGCAAACGCACTTGAAATGA
- the herpud2 gene encoding homocysteine-responsive endoplasmic reticulum-resident ubiquitin-like domain member 2 protein, whose product MDQGAVDSPVTLVIKAPNQKYDDQTINCFLNWTVEKLKKHISNVYPSKPSSKDQRLVYSGRLLQDHLQLRDVLRKQDEYHMLHLVCATHSPPESPSTHSSASTPETPDASSGNVDGSGSSSSSSASSPNQDGPSSASTGSSDGLRHRGPSHTHAHALNPAPPGIMQDPAGFPVPMQAGVPLPAHPMYMPMQMLWWQQMYARHYYMQYQAALAASQAPITARAPSPSATLSPAQPPQANDPPAAAAAAPNPAVAVAAAPEERPANPNIQMNAQGGPVLNDDELNRDWLDWMYTVSRAAILLSIVYFYSSFGRFVMVIGAMLLVYLHQAGWFPFRQEQNPGAGDAPQEEGDRHNDMQEMERLMDEGVDEEDGESGEEGQPDGANPGPPYPGFLAAAWSFISTFFTSLIPEGPAHGAN is encoded by the exons ATGGACCAAGGTGCAGTTGACAGTCCAGTCACCCTTGTCATCAAGGCCCCCAACCAGAAGTATGATGACCAGACCATAAACTGTTTCTTGAACTGGACTGTAGAGAAGCTGAAAAAACACATCTCAAATGTGTACCCCAGTAAACCG TCATCAAAGGACCAGAGGCTGGTGTACTCGGGACGACTTCTCCAAGACCATCTACAGTTGAGAGATGTCCTCagaaag CAAGATGAGTACCACATGCTCCACCTGGTATGTGCCACCCACAGCCCCCCCGAGTCACCATCCACCCACAGCAGTGCCAGCACCCCCGAGACACCGGACGCCAGCTCTGGG AACGTTGACGGTTCcggctcctcctcgtcctcctcagcCAGCTCACCCAATCAGGATGGCCCATCCAGCGCCAGCACAGGAAGTTCCGACGGCCTGAGGCACCGGGGGCCCTCCCACACCCACGCCCACGCGCTCAACCCAGCTCCCCCAGGCATCATGCAAGA TCCAGCGGGATTCCCGGTCCCCATGCAAGCAGGAGTTCCTCTGCCGGCCCACCCCATGTATATGCCTATGCAGATGCTGTGGTGGCAGCAGATGTATGCCCGTCACTACTATATGCAGTA tcaggcGGCGCTGGCAGCCTCTCAGGCCCCTATCACCGCCCGTGCCCCCTCCCCCAGCGCCACGCtctccccagcccagcccccccAGGCCAACGACCCCCcagccgctgccgccgccgcccccaACCCCGCCGTGGCCGTCGCTGCAGCGCCCGAGGAGCGGCCGGCCAACCCCAACATCCAGATGAACGCCCAGGGTGGGCCCGTGCTGAACGACGACGAGCTGAACCGCGATTGGCTGGACTGGATGTACACGGTGTCGCGCGCGGCCATCCTGCTCAGTATTGTCTACTTCTACTCGTCGTTCGGCCGCTTCGTCATGGTGATCGGAGCCATGCTGCTGGTGTACCT GCACCAGGCAGGCTGGTTCCCCTTCCGTCAGGAACAGAATCCCGGAGCAGGAGACGCACCCCAGGAGGAGGGCGACCGCCACAACGATATGCAGGAGATg GAGCGTCTGATGGATGAAGGCGTAGACGAAGAGGACGGCGAGAGTGGAGAGGAAGGCCAGCCAGACGGTGCCAACCCCGGGCCGCCTTATCCGGGCTTCCTGGCGGCCGCCTGGTCCTTCATCAGCACCTTCTTCACCTCACTCATCCCCGAGGGACCTGCCCACGGTGCCAACTAG